One window from the genome of Nitrosospira multiformis encodes:
- a CDS encoding YggS family pyridoxal phosphate-dependent enzyme — MEPNRTTIASGLEKVKTRIREIADKTGRQPEAITLLAASKTNPAECLREAFAAGQTIFGENYLQEALGKIPALADLPIEWHFIGPIQSNKTKRIAENFSWVHSIDRKKIADRLSKDRPESLPPLQVCLQVNVSGEDSKSGVAPDEAADLAAHIVGLPRLKLRGVMAIPELTKATALQRSQFRMLKETYDQLKQAGYELDTISMGMSEDLDIAIEEGATLVRIGTAIFGPRRYAIPEELAIQQGKPE, encoded by the coding sequence ATGGAACCCAACAGAACAACCATTGCCTCGGGCTTGGAGAAAGTAAAAACTCGCATAAGGGAGATTGCGGACAAAACGGGCCGGCAACCCGAAGCCATTACCCTTTTAGCTGCAAGCAAAACCAATCCCGCCGAGTGCCTGCGTGAAGCCTTTGCCGCCGGACAGACGATTTTCGGGGAAAATTATCTTCAGGAGGCGCTGGGGAAGATCCCGGCGCTCGCCGACTTACCCATCGAGTGGCATTTTATCGGTCCCATACAGAGCAATAAAACAAAGCGCATCGCAGAGAATTTTTCCTGGGTGCATAGCATAGACCGGAAAAAGATTGCCGATCGCTTGTCGAAGGATAGACCCGAATCATTGCCTCCCCTTCAGGTATGCTTGCAGGTAAACGTGAGCGGAGAGGACAGCAAGAGCGGTGTGGCACCGGATGAGGCAGCCGATCTGGCGGCGCATATTGTGGGGTTGCCCCGCCTGAAACTGCGGGGAGTGATGGCCATTCCCGAGCTTACCAAAGCCACCGCTCTGCAGCGCAGCCAGTTCCGCATGCTGAAAGAAACGTACGATCAGCTTAAACAGGCTGGCTATGAGCTTGACACCATCTCGATGGGTATGTCGGAAGACCTGGATATTGCCATCGAAGAAGGCGCAACCCTGGTTCGCATCGGCACGGCAATCTTTGGACCAAGACGCTACGCTATCCCTGAGGAGCTTGCTATCCAGCAAGGAAAACCTGAGTAA